The Terriglobus tenax genome contains a region encoding:
- a CDS encoding efflux RND transporter permease subunit, which translates to MNRALDFLLDNRWLVIGILLALVVGGVAVMLNLPLEAFPDLTNNQVVVTVQCPGMSPVEVEQTVTFPIETALMGMPKLQTVRSTSKLELSMVTVIFDDSMDKYLVRQLVSERMNQVQSRLPMGLQPTLNPMSTAFGEVYQYTIQAPTQSVMDLKTLQDWTVRYSLLSIPGVSEVNSWGGESKQYTIEVDPAALRQYNLTLHEVVTAVSGNNSNFGGSYIEHAEQQYTIRGIGRASNMQDLGNIVVSSVSGTPILLKQVANIAIRPLLRHGAILHDAKGEAVSGMVIILRGENGERIIRDVKNKIASLKLPDGAKIIPFYDQSDVINATTRTVAHNLIEAAALVIAILLVFLGDWRAALVVAVTIPLSLLFGFFGMSLFGISVNLMSLGAIDFGTIVDGSVVMVENCMHRLESGDSKRPLLEVIRGAAHEVARPIIFGVLIIISVYLPILTLESLEGRMFRPMAVTVVAALIGSLLLALLVVPTICTLALRHRARILKDRHEIQQRWFEKLKLRYLRSLAVAERHRLPIYIASGLLIVGAIVSLKFIGTEFMPTLDEGSMIITSKKLPGISLTESIKIGKEIERTIMSFPEVAGVVTKMGRPDLATEAMGEYESDSYVTFTPEARDFSPTKKEEFAKRVEAELQKIPGVTYEFTQPMQMRMDETITGTRGDVALKIFGPNLDILERMARQARDIITRVNGASETQMELISGEAELQIDIDRAAAARYGVNVSDVQEVIENLYGSRQVSELIEGEQRFPIAFRLPAVLRNDPDQLRAMQFKTPSGALVRLDQVAEIRQVRGPIIINREQAHRRAVVMSNVSGRDLGGFVEDAKKAVAQKMQLPAGYRLEWGGQYENQQRAQARLAIVFPLSVLIIAGLLYATFHNVRQTLLILLIVPLALVGGIAALWIRGINLNLSASVGFIALFGIAVLNGVVMVSHINALRKTGLSEMDAIHHGAADRLRPVLITALVASLGFIPMAISTSRGAEVQRPLATVVIGGLFTATALTLYVLPLLFSVFSPKDSVPTEESREAVASH; encoded by the coding sequence ATGAACCGCGCATTGGACTTCCTTCTCGACAACCGTTGGCTGGTCATCGGCATTCTGCTTGCGCTGGTCGTGGGCGGTGTCGCGGTCATGCTCAACCTGCCGCTTGAGGCCTTTCCTGACCTGACCAACAACCAGGTCGTTGTTACCGTCCAGTGCCCGGGCATGTCTCCGGTGGAAGTGGAACAGACCGTCACTTTCCCCATTGAGACCGCCCTGATGGGCATGCCCAAGCTGCAGACCGTGCGCTCCACGTCGAAGCTCGAGCTTTCCATGGTCACCGTCATTTTTGACGACTCCATGGACAAGTATCTTGTCCGTCAACTCGTCTCAGAGCGCATGAACCAGGTGCAGTCGCGCCTGCCCATGGGGTTGCAGCCCACGCTGAACCCCATGTCCACGGCCTTTGGCGAGGTCTACCAGTACACCATCCAGGCGCCCACGCAGTCCGTCATGGACCTGAAGACTCTGCAGGACTGGACCGTTCGCTACAGTCTTCTCTCCATTCCCGGTGTCAGCGAAGTGAACTCCTGGGGCGGCGAGTCGAAGCAGTACACCATTGAAGTGGACCCCGCCGCGTTGCGTCAGTACAACCTCACCCTGCACGAGGTCGTCACCGCCGTCAGCGGCAACAACTCCAACTTTGGCGGCAGTTACATTGAGCACGCCGAGCAGCAGTACACCATCCGCGGCATTGGCCGCGCCAGCAACATGCAGGACCTCGGCAACATCGTTGTCAGCTCGGTGAGCGGCACACCTATTCTGCTCAAGCAGGTGGCGAATATCGCCATCCGACCGCTGCTGCGGCACGGAGCTATTCTCCACGATGCCAAGGGTGAGGCCGTCAGCGGCATGGTCATCATCCTCCGCGGCGAGAACGGTGAGCGCATCATCCGCGATGTGAAGAACAAGATCGCCAGCCTCAAACTGCCGGACGGCGCTAAGATTATTCCCTTCTATGATCAGAGCGACGTCATCAATGCCACCACGCGCACGGTGGCCCATAACCTGATTGAAGCCGCGGCGCTGGTCATCGCCATTCTGTTGGTCTTCCTCGGCGACTGGCGCGCCGCACTCGTCGTCGCCGTCACCATTCCGCTCTCCTTGCTTTTCGGCTTCTTTGGCATGTCGCTGTTCGGCATCTCGGTCAACCTGATGAGCCTTGGCGCCATTGACTTTGGCACCATCGTCGACGGCTCCGTGGTGATGGTGGAGAACTGCATGCACCGGCTTGAAAGCGGCGACAGCAAACGGCCACTGCTTGAAGTCATCCGCGGAGCCGCACATGAAGTGGCACGCCCCATCATCTTCGGCGTTCTGATCATCATCTCGGTCTACCTGCCCATCCTCACGCTGGAAAGCCTGGAGGGCCGCATGTTCCGGCCCATGGCGGTCACCGTGGTTGCGGCGCTGATTGGCTCTCTTTTGCTGGCGCTCCTGGTGGTGCCCACCATTTGCACGCTCGCCCTGCGCCATCGCGCACGCATCCTCAAAGATCGCCATGAGATCCAGCAGCGCTGGTTTGAAAAACTCAAGCTGCGCTATCTCCGCTCGCTTGCCGTGGCCGAACGCCACCGTCTGCCCATCTACATTGCCTCCGGCCTGCTGATCGTAGGAGCGATTGTCTCGCTCAAATTTATCGGGACGGAGTTCATGCCCACCCTCGATGAGGGTTCCATGATCATTACGTCGAAGAAGCTTCCCGGTATCTCTCTTACGGAGTCGATCAAGATCGGCAAAGAGATTGAGCGCACCATCATGAGCTTTCCTGAGGTTGCAGGAGTCGTCACCAAGATGGGACGTCCTGATCTCGCAACCGAGGCCATGGGCGAGTATGAATCCGACTCCTACGTCACCTTCACTCCCGAGGCGCGCGACTTCAGTCCCACCAAAAAGGAAGAGTTCGCCAAGCGCGTCGAGGCGGAACTTCAGAAGATCCCAGGCGTGACCTATGAGTTCACGCAACCCATGCAGATGCGCATGGACGAGACCATTACGGGCACACGTGGCGACGTGGCACTGAAGATCTTCGGACCGAACCTAGATATTCTGGAACGCATGGCCCGGCAGGCACGGGACATCATTACCCGCGTCAACGGAGCCTCTGAGACGCAGATGGAGCTGATCTCCGGCGAAGCCGAACTCCAGATCGATATCGACCGCGCCGCCGCCGCTCGCTACGGCGTCAACGTCAGCGACGTGCAGGAGGTGATTGAGAACCTCTACGGCAGCCGCCAGGTCTCTGAACTGATTGAAGGCGAGCAGCGCTTCCCCATCGCCTTTCGTCTGCCCGCTGTCCTTCGTAACGATCCCGATCAGCTACGCGCCATGCAGTTCAAGACTCCCTCCGGCGCGCTGGTTCGCCTGGACCAGGTGGCGGAGATTCGCCAGGTGCGCGGCCCTATTATCATCAACCGCGAACAGGCCCACCGCCGCGCCGTCGTCATGTCCAACGTCAGCGGCCGCGACCTCGGCGGCTTTGTCGAAGATGCCAAGAAGGCCGTCGCCCAGAAGATGCAGCTTCCTGCGGGCTATCGCCTGGAGTGGGGTGGCCAGTATGAGAACCAGCAACGCGCACAGGCCCGTCTCGCGATCGTCTTCCCGCTCTCGGTACTTATCATCGCGGGCCTGCTGTATGCCACCTTCCACAATGTGCGGCAGACCCTGCTGATCCTGCTGATCGTGCCGCTGGCGCTGGTGGGCGGTATTGCCGCGCTCTGGATACGTGGCATCAACCTGAACCTTTCGGCCAGCGTCGGCTTCATTGCCCTGTTCGGCATCGCCGTACTCAATGGAGTCGTCATGGTCAGCCACATCAACGCGCTGCGGAAAACCGGCCTCAGCGAGATGGACGCGATCCACCATGGCGCTGCTGACCGCCTGCGTCCGGTACTCATCACAGCGCTAGTGGCAAGCCTCGGCTTCATCCCGATGGCCATCTCCACCTCACGCGGAGCCGAGGTGCAGCGTCCGCTGGCGACGGTGGTCATCGGCGGCCTGTTTACGGCCACCGCGCTCACGCTCTACGTGCTGCCACTGCTGTTCTCCGTCTTCTCCCCGAAAGATTCAGTTCCGACCGAGGAGTCGCGTGAGGCCGTGGCCAGCCACTAG
- a CDS encoding TIM barrel protein: MDRRKFCQLGAAGILSSFATRTLLAAASAQPKFSYMLWALPKPLTIDQRLEIVAKAGYTGAELVLEWMNWSDAERKRVAALAKSLGITLDIMFPGRVTLSDPAAKDTINEQLAKAIPVAKEMGCPQLGYASGPRIEGQSPEQRIASITENLKFAADILAKEKMELLLEPIDLLEDKRAAINSVSDAFTITRAVGSPWIKVLYDFYHEQRGAGNLIEKLEQNVDQVGLVHIADVPGRHHPGTGEMNYEMIYRALARLGYNRYIAMEFYPQGDAVTELKTAREEVLKAFKG; encoded by the coding sequence ATGGATCGTCGGAAATTTTGCCAGCTGGGTGCCGCAGGAATCCTTTCGAGCTTCGCGACGCGCACTTTGCTCGCGGCGGCATCGGCACAGCCGAAGTTTTCCTACATGCTATGGGCTCTCCCTAAGCCGTTGACCATCGATCAAAGGCTTGAAATCGTGGCAAAAGCCGGCTACACCGGAGCGGAGCTGGTGCTTGAGTGGATGAACTGGTCTGACGCCGAGCGCAAACGTGTGGCCGCGCTGGCAAAGTCTCTTGGTATCACCCTGGACATTATGTTTCCTGGCCGCGTCACGCTGAGCGATCCCGCAGCGAAAGATACGATTAACGAACAACTTGCGAAGGCAATTCCAGTAGCAAAAGAAATGGGCTGCCCGCAGCTTGGCTATGCCTCCGGACCGCGGATAGAAGGGCAAAGCCCGGAGCAGCGCATCGCCAGCATCACCGAAAATCTCAAGTTCGCCGCCGACATCCTGGCAAAGGAGAAGATGGAGCTTCTTCTGGAACCGATTGACCTGCTTGAGGACAAACGCGCCGCGATCAACTCCGTAAGCGATGCCTTTACCATTACGCGGGCGGTTGGAAGCCCGTGGATCAAGGTTTTGTATGACTTCTACCACGAGCAGCGCGGCGCCGGGAACCTGATTGAAAAACTGGAGCAGAACGTTGACCAGGTAGGGTTGGTCCACATCGCTGATGTGCCCGGACGGCATCATCCGGGCACGGGAGAGATGAACTACGAGATGATTTATCGCGCTCTGGCACGGCTTGGCTACAACCGCTACATTGCCATGGAGTTCTATCCGCAGGGCGATGCCGTGACGGAGTTGAAGACCGCGCGCGAAGAGGTCTTGAAGGCCTTTAAAGGCTAG
- a CDS encoding c-type cytochrome, protein MATPALAQFPRSVIDTAAAERGRAMYDKQCARCHGDDVRGTQDGPDLIRSLRVLHDRRQNLHGAELAPYMKEAPHKVSLNAKEAADLSNFLSFSVNKILRSGYDSEPKNLLSGDAKAGEAYFNGAGGCSKCHSTTGDLAGISKRMSVAGLQQKFLFPNSGFGNKKKTEVEVTTGGQTIPGELVRIDDFTVALKDKDGRFRSFNRTPTVKVKTTDPYAGHAALLDRYTDADIHNLTAYLVTIP, encoded by the coding sequence ATGGCAACACCTGCCCTGGCGCAGTTTCCACGCTCAGTAATCGACACTGCCGCGGCTGAACGCGGCAGAGCCATGTACGACAAGCAGTGCGCCCGCTGCCACGGCGACGACGTTCGCGGCACACAGGACGGCCCCGATCTTATCCGGTCGCTGCGCGTTCTGCATGACCGCCGCCAGAACCTGCATGGCGCAGAGCTTGCGCCCTATATGAAGGAAGCTCCGCACAAGGTCAGCCTCAATGCGAAGGAAGCCGCTGACCTGTCCAACTTCCTTTCGTTTTCGGTCAACAAGATCCTGCGCAGTGGCTATGACTCCGAGCCGAAGAATCTGTTGAGCGGCGATGCCAAGGCCGGCGAAGCCTACTTCAATGGAGCGGGCGGCTGCAGCAAGTGCCACTCCACCACAGGTGACCTGGCCGGTATCTCCAAACGCATGAGCGTGGCCGGACTGCAGCAGAAGTTCCTCTTCCCCAACTCGGGCTTCGGCAATAAGAAAAAGACCGAAGTTGAAGTCACCACCGGCGGACAGACCATTCCAGGGGAGTTGGTGCGCATCGACGACTTCACCGTGGCGCTGAAGGACAAGGATGGACGTTTCCGCTCCTTCAACCGCACCCCCACCGTGAAGGTGAAGACCACCGATCCCTATGCAGGCCACGCGGCACTGCTGGACCGCTACACCGATGCCGACATCCATAACCTGACCGCATACCTGGTGACGATTCCATGA
- a CDS encoding acido-empty-quinoprotein group A, with protein MKSLLSFAALAALALPLSSQTAATKPQTDWPTYNGDYSGRRFSKLTKINTATVGKLQLAWSYRITTTTGGGQRISATPLMVDGVIYFTVPSHAWAVDARTGLKLWQFDWTSKGGETIGNRGAAIKGDTLYFETEDCNLVAIDIHTGKEKWHASIGNPDQFYFGSVAPVIVNNHVMVGISGDDFDIPGYVEAHDPETGALQWRWYAYPEAGTPEAKSWPNDDARTHGGGMTWVAGTYDPDLNLYYFGTGNAQPVINGTARPGDNLFTSTICALNPDTGKLVWYFQPNPHDTHDWDAVQTPVLIDGTVDGKPRKLLAQASRNGWYFLLDRTNGKAITSVPYAKQNWATGVNEKGQPILNPAITAKQNGTLTAPNQAGASNWYPPSFSPLTGLFYVPAYDAYSMYYIYDNNKKPEGWAGNDRSGWTSASLRAMDYRTGKVRWNHKWPSEGARSGILTTAGNLLFTGDPSSNLIAFNSTTGAILWHSGLNAPVSNGPTTFELDGLQYITAAAGDTLYAWVLR; from the coding sequence ATGAAGTCTTTGCTCTCTTTCGCCGCACTGGCCGCGCTCGCACTTCCCTTATCCTCACAAACGGCTGCGACAAAGCCTCAGACGGACTGGCCTACCTACAACGGTGACTACAGCGGCCGCCGCTTCAGCAAGCTGACGAAGATCAACACCGCCACCGTGGGCAAGCTGCAGCTGGCCTGGAGCTACCGCATCACCACCACCACCGGCGGAGGACAGCGCATCTCCGCTACACCGCTGATGGTTGACGGCGTCATCTACTTCACCGTGCCCAGCCATGCATGGGCCGTGGATGCACGCACAGGTCTGAAGCTGTGGCAGTTCGACTGGACCAGCAAGGGCGGCGAGACCATCGGCAACCGCGGCGCCGCTATCAAGGGCGACACGCTCTACTTCGAGACTGAAGACTGCAACCTGGTCGCCATCGATATCCACACCGGCAAGGAGAAGTGGCACGCGTCGATTGGAAATCCGGACCAGTTCTACTTTGGCTCCGTTGCCCCGGTCATCGTGAACAACCACGTCATGGTCGGCATCAGCGGCGACGACTTCGATATCCCCGGCTACGTGGAAGCCCACGACCCCGAAACCGGTGCCCTGCAGTGGCGCTGGTATGCCTACCCGGAAGCGGGCACGCCGGAAGCGAAATCCTGGCCCAACGATGATGCCCGCACCCATGGCGGCGGCATGACCTGGGTGGCCGGCACCTATGACCCCGATCTAAATCTCTACTACTTTGGCACCGGCAATGCGCAGCCCGTCATCAACGGCACGGCACGCCCCGGCGACAATCTGTTCACCTCCACCATCTGCGCACTCAACCCGGACACCGGCAAACTGGTGTGGTACTTCCAGCCCAATCCGCATGACACCCATGACTGGGATGCGGTGCAGACGCCCGTGTTGATTGACGGCACGGTGGACGGCAAGCCTCGCAAGCTGCTGGCGCAGGCCAGCCGCAACGGCTGGTACTTCCTGCTGGACCGCACCAACGGCAAAGCCATCACCTCGGTTCCGTATGCCAAGCAGAACTGGGCTACCGGCGTAAACGAAAAGGGTCAGCCGATCCTGAACCCGGCCATCACCGCCAAGCAGAACGGTACCCTGACTGCTCCCAACCAGGCAGGTGCATCCAACTGGTATCCCCCGAGCTTCAGCCCGTTGACCGGTCTGTTCTATGTGCCCGCGTATGACGCGTACAGCATGTACTACATCTATGACAACAACAAGAAGCCGGAAGGCTGGGCAGGCAATGACCGCAGCGGCTGGACCTCCGCCTCACTGCGCGCCATGGACTACCGCACCGGCAAAGTCCGCTGGAACCATAAGTGGCCGTCCGAAGGCGCTCGCTCCGGCATTCTGACCACTGCCGGGAACCTGCTCTTCACCGGCGATCCTTCCAGCAACCTGATCGCTTTCAACTCCACGACCGGAGCCATCCTGTGGCACTCCGGTCTGAATGCACCGGTCAGCAATGGGCCCACGACCTTTGAGCTGGATGGCCTGCAGTACATCACCGCCGCTGCAGGCGACACGCTGTACGCCTGGGTGCTGCGCTAG
- a CDS encoding 3-keto-disaccharide hydrolase, which yields MNRSLAACLLLSTTLLAQQPQATPPRGPARVLPVAVDPGDHEGFTQIFDSKTLTHWDANPNVWSVQGGAMVGEYKSAEGARNPQTFAIYRGSEPADFELKLEVRLEGDQADSGIQYHSYPAPPLTPRPGAPAFPQDTKWNLAGLQFDLSLQRNGDNIGILAEGGGRGIVGERGQIVYAQTGRTPQLLGELASTKDLSSFFKPHDWNNVHLIVRGHTVIQMINGHVTGILLDDDTTKWKASGVIGLQCAGPGSVRISFRNIWLKELQ from the coding sequence ATGAACCGCTCGCTCGCCGCCTGCCTTCTTCTCTCCACAACACTTCTTGCCCAGCAGCCACAGGCGACGCCTCCGCGGGGACCTGCACGGGTTCTCCCCGTCGCTGTCGACCCCGGCGATCACGAAGGCTTCACGCAGATCTTTGATAGCAAAACACTCACGCACTGGGATGCAAACCCCAACGTGTGGAGTGTGCAGGGCGGCGCAATGGTGGGGGAATACAAATCCGCGGAAGGCGCACGCAACCCGCAGACCTTCGCCATCTATCGCGGCTCGGAGCCTGCGGATTTCGAACTGAAACTCGAGGTCCGGCTGGAAGGCGATCAGGCCGACAGCGGCATTCAGTACCACAGCTATCCCGCACCCCCGTTGACACCACGGCCCGGAGCTCCGGCGTTTCCGCAGGACACGAAGTGGAATCTCGCCGGGCTGCAGTTTGACCTGAGCCTGCAGCGCAATGGCGACAACATCGGGATTCTTGCCGAGGGCGGAGGCCGCGGCATCGTCGGGGAGCGCGGACAGATTGTCTATGCGCAAACCGGCAGGACACCGCAGCTGCTCGGCGAACTCGCCTCCACCAAAGACCTGTCCAGCTTCTTCAAGCCGCATGACTGGAACAATGTCCACCTGATCGTGCGCGGCCACACCGTCATCCAAATGATCAATGGTCATGTCACCGGCATTCTGCTGGACGACGACACCACAAAGTGGAAGGCCAGCGGCGTAATCGGCCTGCAGTGCGCCGGACCGGGCTCGGTCAGGATCTCCTTCCGCAATATCTGGCTGAAAGAGCTTCAATAA
- a CDS encoding OsmC family protein yields the protein MLYEGGLRCTARHEESGVTITTDAPKENHGQGSSFSPSELLSVSLGSCVLSLMGIVARSMDLDIAGSSATVRKKMANAPRRIVNIAIDVYVPHPLTEEQATKLEAAAHACPVHNSLRPELCAPITFRWHKS from the coding sequence GTGCTCTATGAAGGTGGACTGCGTTGCACCGCCAGACATGAGGAATCCGGCGTAACCATCACCACGGATGCCCCAAAAGAAAATCATGGGCAAGGATCGAGTTTCTCTCCGAGCGAGCTGCTGTCCGTCTCTCTTGGGAGCTGCGTCCTCAGTCTCATGGGGATCGTTGCCCGGTCGATGGATCTGGACATCGCCGGCTCCTCCGCAACCGTTCGCAAGAAAATGGCAAATGCGCCCCGTAGAATCGTCAACATTGCAATCGACGTATACGTTCCGCATCCTCTGACCGAGGAACAGGCTACCAAGCTGGAGGCTGCAGCTCACGCCTGTCCTGTACACAATAGCCTCCGGCCAGAGCTATGCGCCCCCATCACATTTCGCTGGCACAAGTCCTGA
- a CDS encoding helix-turn-helix transcriptional regulator — protein MYDPIMRVLTVLEMLQGRDHVTGAELAERLGVDLRTVQRYMVRLKDLNIPIDSSRGVGGAYRLRPGFRLPPLLFTNEEAFALSLGLRALAQVGLAAFAPATEGALAKLERVMPQSLRESVRTVDEVIAIETGPWVVSTSVESLTRAASAIRAGRQVRFAYRTHSGETSEREIQPHGVVHTDGRWYLIGYCLSRKEMRTFRLDRVSGLLVTPVSFEPPESFDAQRYLREHMPFVQSDYQIDVWVDMPAGEAEKNFAPWRIATEAHEGGTRLRCGRDRLEMFAAMLLSLNCRIVVHHPPELHETFHQLGQRAMQAAEASGEAFPAGTVGS, from the coding sequence ATGTATGACCCCATCATGCGCGTGCTCACCGTCCTGGAGATGTTGCAGGGGCGCGACCACGTGACCGGAGCGGAGCTGGCCGAGCGGCTGGGTGTGGACCTGCGCACCGTGCAGCGTTACATGGTCCGTTTGAAGGACCTGAACATCCCTATCGACTCCTCGCGCGGTGTGGGAGGGGCATATCGCCTGCGTCCTGGCTTCCGTCTTCCTCCGCTATTGTTTACCAACGAAGAGGCGTTTGCGCTTTCACTTGGACTGCGAGCTCTTGCCCAGGTCGGGTTAGCGGCGTTCGCTCCTGCAACCGAAGGCGCATTGGCCAAACTGGAGCGGGTGATGCCGCAGTCATTGCGCGAGAGCGTGCGGACGGTGGACGAAGTCATCGCGATTGAGACGGGGCCGTGGGTGGTCTCGACCTCGGTGGAGTCACTGACGCGGGCGGCATCGGCCATCCGCGCGGGGCGGCAGGTGCGGTTTGCGTACCGCACGCACAGCGGCGAAACCTCCGAACGTGAGATCCAGCCGCATGGCGTGGTGCACACCGATGGCCGCTGGTACCTGATCGGGTATTGCCTGTCGCGCAAGGAGATGCGGACGTTTCGCCTGGACCGTGTGAGCGGGTTGCTGGTGACACCGGTGAGTTTTGAGCCGCCGGAGAGCTTCGATGCGCAACGGTATCTGCGGGAGCACATGCCGTTTGTGCAGTCGGATTACCAGATTGATGTGTGGGTGGATATGCCGGCTGGGGAGGCGGAGAAGAACTTCGCTCCGTGGCGGATTGCGACCGAAGCGCACGAAGGGGGAACGCGGCTGCGCTGCGGACGCGACCGGCTGGAGATGTTTGCGGCCATGCTGCTGAGCCTGAACTGCCGGATTGTTGTCCATCACCCGCCGGAACTGCACGAGACCTTTCACCAACTGGGACAGCGGGCTATGCAAGCGGCAGAAGCCTCCGGCGAGGCGTTCCCAGCGGGAACTGTTGGATCCTGA
- a CDS encoding DinB family protein: MANETTVLTADELLKNWQGHRRLTRKTIEAFPEDKLFGFSLGGMRTFAEMASEFLHMAIPIVDGVATGKWEEFKAEKPTTKAEILKMWDQQTAELDEKFPKIPPHRFLEVDKAFGQWENTNIATIQYAIDNEIHHRGQGYVYLRALGIEPPPFWER, encoded by the coding sequence ATGGCAAATGAAACCACTGTACTGACCGCGGACGAACTACTGAAGAACTGGCAGGGACACCGCCGCCTGACCCGCAAAACAATCGAAGCCTTCCCCGAAGACAAGCTCTTCGGTTTTTCGCTCGGCGGCATGAGAACCTTCGCCGAGATGGCCAGCGAATTTCTGCACATGGCCATCCCGATCGTGGACGGCGTCGCTACCGGCAAATGGGAAGAGTTCAAAGCCGAAAAGCCTACGACCAAGGCCGAAATTCTGAAGATGTGGGACCAGCAGACCGCGGAGCTGGATGAGAAGTTCCCAAAGATTCCACCGCATCGCTTCCTGGAGGTGGACAAGGCCTTCGGCCAGTGGGAGAACACCAACATCGCCACCATCCAGTACGCCATTGATAACGAGATTCATCATCGCGGCCAAGGCTATGTCTACCTTCGCGCGCTGGGCATTGAGCCGCCACCCTTCTGGGAGCGGTAA
- a CDS encoding phosphatidylinositol-specific phospholipase C1-like protein, which yields MRRFEIAALAFAVCAPMAFAQSAQDKQIHLNQIQVIGSHNSYHKGFAPSEAKWLEQKNPAGFRSLDYRHAPLADQLSGGVRQLEIDIFDDPKGGKYAHPKVVEQVKEAGLPADPDFDPNHEMDKPGFKVLHMQDVDQRSQCHLFVDCLKQVKGWSKAHPKALPVFLLIETKEGSERNVPNATVATPFTTETFDRVDAEIRSVFSESELITPDMVRGKYATLPEAIKANNWPTLDKARGKVVFLIDQRGKEETYVAGHPAGKGRVMFTNAVPGHDDAAFTEMNGGSKAEIDALVKDGYLVRARTDEGTKEARTNDTKRRDEVFASGAQLVSTDYPPSEPSQWTPFVVKFPGGEVARCNPIIAPAGCDSKKLDGMLPAGK from the coding sequence ATGCGCCGTTTTGAAATTGCTGCTCTCGCCTTTGCCGTATGTGCTCCCATGGCCTTTGCCCAGTCTGCGCAGGATAAACAGATCCATCTCAACCAGATCCAGGTAATCGGCTCGCACAACAGCTATCACAAAGGGTTTGCGCCGAGTGAAGCCAAGTGGCTGGAGCAGAAGAATCCCGCGGGTTTCCGCAGCCTGGACTACCGTCATGCTCCGCTGGCCGACCAGCTGAGCGGTGGAGTTCGTCAGCTTGAGATCGACATCTTTGACGATCCCAAGGGCGGCAAGTATGCCCATCCGAAGGTAGTTGAACAGGTAAAGGAAGCCGGTCTTCCTGCCGACCCTGACTTCGACCCCAACCACGAGATGGATAAGCCCGGCTTCAAGGTGCTGCACATGCAGGACGTGGACCAGCGCAGCCAGTGCCACCTGTTTGTGGATTGCCTGAAGCAGGTGAAGGGATGGAGCAAGGCCCACCCGAAGGCCCTGCCGGTCTTCCTGCTGATTGAGACCAAGGAAGGCTCTGAGCGCAATGTGCCCAATGCCACCGTGGCCACGCCTTTCACGACGGAGACCTTTGACCGCGTCGATGCCGAGATTCGCAGTGTCTTCAGTGAGAGCGAGCTGATCACCCCGGATATGGTGCGCGGTAAGTACGCTACGCTGCCGGAGGCGATCAAGGCCAACAACTGGCCCACCTTAGACAAGGCGCGCGGCAAGGTCGTCTTCCTGATCGACCAGCGCGGCAAGGAAGAGACCTATGTTGCCGGTCACCCTGCGGGGAAGGGTCGCGTCATGTTCACCAACGCCGTTCCTGGCCATGACGATGCTGCCTTCACCGAGATGAATGGTGGATCGAAGGCTGAGATTGACGCCCTGGTAAAGGACGGCTACCTGGTCCGCGCCCGCACCGACGAAGGCACCAAGGAAGCCCGCACCAATGACACCAAACGCCGCGACGAGGTCTTCGCCAGCGGAGCGCAACTGGTGAGCACGGACTATCCGCCGTCGGAGCCCTCGCAGTGGACGCCGTTTGTGGTGAAGTTCCCCGGTGGAGAGGTAGCACGCTGTAACCCGATCATTGCTCCGGCAGGATGCGACAGCAAGAAGCTGGATGGGATGTTGCCTGCAGGCAAGTGA
- a CDS encoding DUF3467 domain-containing protein, whose amino-acid sequence MSQQNKPAENTTTLHLEKTEEYRETYANSVQVRMSVWDFQLIFGTMHPQAADEVTVRNFQGVYLSPQQAKALLNVLNQNVAQYEQAFGEIALEPKFNLPGPVH is encoded by the coding sequence ATGAGCCAGCAGAACAAGCCCGCAGAAAACACCACCACGCTTCACCTGGAAAAGACCGAGGAGTATCGCGAGACCTACGCCAACAGCGTGCAGGTCCGCATGTCCGTGTGGGACTTCCAGCTTATCTTCGGCACCATGCATCCGCAGGCTGCCGACGAGGTGACGGTGCGGAACTTCCAGGGCGTGTACCTGAGCCCGCAGCAGGCCAAGGCTCTGCTGAATGTGCTGAACCAGAATGTTGCCCAGTATGAGCAGGCGTTTGGCGAGATTGCACTCGAGCCCAAGTTCAACCTGCCGGGGCCTGTCCACTAA